In Theropithecus gelada isolate Dixy chromosome 13, Tgel_1.0, whole genome shotgun sequence, one DNA window encodes the following:
- the GEMIN6 gene encoding gem-associated protein 6: MSEWMKKGPLEWQDYIYKEVRVTASEKNEYKGWVLTTDPVSANIVLVNFLEDGSMSVTGIMGHAVQTVETVNEGDHRVREKLIHLFTSGDCKAYSPEDLEERKNSLKKWLEKNHIPITEQGDSPRTLCVAGVLTIDPPYGPENCSSSNEIILSRVQDLIEGHLTASQ, encoded by the exons atgagtgaatggatgaagaaaggCCCCTTAGAATGGCAAGATTACATTTACAAAGAGGTCCGAGTGACAGCCAGTGAGAAGAATGAGTATAAAGGATGGGTTTTAACTACAGACCCAGTCTCTGCCAA TATCGTCCTTGTGAACTTCCTTGAAGATGGCAGCATGTCTGTGACCGGAATTATGGGACATGCTGTGCAGACTGTTGAAACTGTGAATGAAGGGGACCATAGAGTGAGGGAGAAGCTGATACATTTGTTCACGTCTGGAGACTGCAAAGCGTACAGCCCAGAGGatctggaagagagaaagaacagctTAAAGAAATGGCTTGAGAAGAACCACATCCCCATCACTGAACAGGGAGATTCTCCAAGGACTCTCTGTGTGGCTGGGGTCCTGACTATCGACCCACCATATGGTCCAGAAAATTGCAGCAGCTCTAATGAGATTATTCTGTCTCGTGTTCAGGATcttattgaaggacatcttaCAGCTTCCCAATGA